From Palaemon carinicauda isolate YSFRI2023 chromosome 29, ASM3689809v2, whole genome shotgun sequence, one genomic window encodes:
- the LOC137622505 gene encoding zinc finger MYM-type protein 1-like, giving the protein MALFGPVMSEHQRKIRNEETHVHYLGKSIQNELIDILANAIKEEILRNARTAKYFSIIWDDTPDVSHVKQMTVIIRFVQAEDNAVIAVREHFLCYVPLQETTGAFMAETILEEFKKMDLCIDNLRGQGYDNGSNMVHRRKAFKEIPGHSSTHRWDVLKRHVQSLTVKPPSETRWESRIDALKPTRYQIGDI; this is encoded by the exons ATGGCACTGTTTGGTCCAGTTATGAGTGAACATCAGCGGAAGATAAGGAATGAAGAAACACATGTACATTATCTAGGAAAAAGCATTCAGAATGAATTGATAGACATATTAGCAAATGCTATTAAGGAAGAAATTCTGAGAAATGCACGTactgcaaaatatttttcaataatttgggACGACACACCTGATGTGAGTCATGTGAAGCAAATGACAGTAATAATCAGGTTTGTTCAAGCTGAAGATAATGCTGTGATAGCTGTGAGAGAACACTTCTTGTGTTATGTGCCACTACAAGAAACCACTGGTGCATTCATGGCTGAAACTATTCTGGAAGAGTTCAAGAAAATGGATCTGTGCATTGACAACTTGCGAGGTCAAGGTTATGATAATGGCAGCAATATGGTGCACAGAAGAAAAGCCTTCAAAGAAATTCCAGGGCACT CTTCAACTCATCGTTGGGATGTACTGAAACGTCATGTACAAAGCTTAACAGTAAAACCTCCGAGTGAAACACGATGGGAGAGTCGGATAGATGCACTAAAACCCACCCGTTACCAAATTGGTGACATATAG